A part of Sediminispirochaeta bajacaliforniensis DSM 16054 genomic DNA contains:
- a CDS encoding TetR/AcrR family transcriptional regulator, with protein sequence MFTLSSDNEPSKEELILEAAMKVFIEKGWSGARMQEIADRAGINKTLLHYYFRSKENLYRRILQQVLTFFFRQASINYDEADDFESFLRKAIAAIIDTANDNPQLPIFIMQELSRGGATVREVLRDVVDREEMVLPELLMSRVSQALEAGTIRRIDPIQFLLTLIGGCIYFFVAEPIAMEIIKKQDSAGVFDRAAFIEERKEEIFNVLYYGIKA encoded by the coding sequence ATGTTCACATTATCTTCCGATAACGAGCCGTCGAAAGAGGAGCTCATCCTTGAGGCGGCCATGAAGGTTTTCATCGAAAAAGGATGGAGCGGAGCAAGAATGCAGGAAATTGCAGATCGGGCGGGAATCAATAAAACCCTTCTCCACTATTATTTCCGTTCAAAGGAAAATCTCTACAGACGGATTCTTCAGCAAGTCCTCACCTTTTTCTTTCGGCAGGCCAGCATCAACTACGATGAGGCTGATGACTTTGAGAGCTTTCTGAGGAAGGCGATTGCGGCAATTATCGACACGGCGAATGATAATCCACAGTTGCCTATATTCATCATGCAAGAACTTTCCCGTGGCGGCGCAACAGTGCGCGAGGTACTGAGGGATGTTGTCGACCGAGAAGAGATGGTCCTACCCGAATTATTGATGTCGCGCGTTAGCCAGGCACTTGAGGCCGGAACAATACGCCGGATCGATCCCATTCAATTCCTTCTCACCCTGATTGGAGGCTGTATCTACTTCTTTGTTGCCGAGCCCATCGCCATGGAGATCATTAAAAAACAAGATAGCGCCGGGGTGTTCGATCGGGCGGCCTTCATCGAAGAACGCAAGGAGGAAATTTTCAATGTTCTCTACTACGGTATCAAGGCGTAA
- a CDS encoding LacI family DNA-binding transcriptional regulator — MGATILDVAKLCGYSKTTISRAFASPEKVSEKTRTIIYKAAKEINYTPDAIARAMVRKKTDNIGFIVADQQYPVVLNPFYSPVFEGVLRTCKEKGYSVFIASESDIHISTGQVYMKKQMDGVIICGQTDKATIESFKSQNIPVVLLNNIIDMDDLVCVAVDNYNGTVQAVEHLIQRGHVDIAIISGNFSPNVYNARYRAFVDTMKKHGLEIDERFVKRVEPSLEASMECTTQLLAQKREPTAIFATNDVIAIGAMKVALRAGYKLPEDLAIVGFDDSDYSEIVEPELSTVRINKLEIGKVASERLIEIIEGKAAEKEVILSETTLLVRATS, encoded by the coding sequence ATGGGGGCGACAATATTGGATGTTGCTAAGCTTTGCGGTTATTCAAAAACTACCATTTCCCGTGCTTTCGCTTCACCCGAGAAGGTTTCAGAAAAGACCCGAACCATCATTTATAAAGCGGCAAAGGAGATCAACTACACTCCTGATGCCATTGCCAGAGCCATGGTCAGGAAAAAAACCGACAATATCGGTTTTATTGTTGCCGACCAGCAATATCCTGTTGTCTTAAACCCGTTTTATTCCCCGGTATTCGAAGGCGTCTTGCGGACCTGCAAGGAGAAGGGGTATTCGGTATTCATAGCATCGGAAAGTGATATCCATATTTCTACAGGGCAAGTATATATGAAAAAGCAGATGGACGGAGTGATTATCTGCGGCCAAACCGATAAGGCGACGATCGAAAGTTTCAAGAGCCAAAATATACCGGTTGTCCTTTTGAACAATATCATTGACATGGATGATCTTGTCTGTGTGGCGGTTGATAACTACAATGGTACGGTTCAGGCTGTTGAGCATTTGATCCAGCGGGGACACGTGGATATTGCAATCATATCAGGTAATTTTTCTCCTAACGTCTACAACGCCAGATACCGTGCCTTCGTCGATACCATGAAGAAGCACGGCCTCGAGATTGACGAGCGGTTTGTAAAGCGTGTGGAACCGAGTCTCGAGGCTTCAATGGAATGTACTACGCAGCTGCTTGCCCAGAAAAGAGAGCCGACTGCCATCTTTGCAACAAATGATGTAATTGCGATTGGAGCGATGAAAGTTGCATTGCGCGCCGGTTACAAGCTTCCGGAGGATCTGGCAATAGTCGGTTTCGACGATAGCGACTACAGCGAAATAGTCGAACCGGAGCTTTCAACCGTAAGGATCAACAAGCTTGAAATAGGAAAGGTTGCTTCCGAG